DNA sequence from the Candidatus Sulfuricurvum sp. RIFRC-1 genome:
TCGCTCTTTATATATATTTCCCATTTTATTTGCCGCTTTAGCAGCATACACATTCGTCATCAATAATGACGCAAGCCCGATCATAAGTAAACCCCGTGTTTTCATCAACAGCTCCTTAATCGATATAGTTAATAATAACACTTTAGATTTAAAAAAGTCTTATAATTTCTATAAACTCAGGTGACGTAATTCTCTCTTAGCGGTAGTAATATCATTCTCAATCGCCTGTTTCAAAGAATCAAGGGAATCGAATTTCTCATTTTTACGCAAAAACTTTACAAAACTGATCGATGCCCTCTCACAACTCTCAATCGTTTCACCTAGTATATGGCTCTCGATCGCATAACTTCCATCCGTAGTGACACGATGCCCTACAAAAACGACAGAGGGGTGAAAATGTTCCTCATCATCGATACGTGTCAATGCGGCATAGACCCCTTCATACGGAAGAAGAAAACCCGGACATTCGAGATTAATCGTAGGAACGAGATCGGTTTTCCCGATCCCCTGCCCTTTAATCACCGAACCTTTTACGCAATAATTATGTCCCAAAAAGCGGTTGGCTCCGGTGATATCTCCGATTTGGATTTTGGTTCGTATTTTATGCGAATGAACGGAATCGTTATCAATGCTTACTTGATCCACAACTTTGACTTCGCCTGAAAATAATTCACCTAAATTGCTATGCGAATAACGGCGGTTTTTTCCAAAGTGAAAATCGTATCCAACAACGATTTTATTCAAATGGGGAAAACGCTCTTTGAGCATAGCAACGAATTCTGCCCCTTCCAAATGACGAATATCATCAAGGGAATAATAAACAATCGGATAGTGACTATAGTGTTCCCGCTCATTTCCGGGTGTTAGGTTGGCGTATCCCGTCTCAATAACGACAATCGCCCCTTTTTCCCCTAGCTGTTCAAACAACTGCTGATGCCCGATGTGCATCCCGTCAAATCCGCCGATGGCAATGGAGTCAACCTTTGACAAAGCCATAGCATGTCTCCTGATTTCCCTCTTTTCCAGCTATATGGGCAACCTCTTTAGCGACCAGTTTCCATCCCATCAGTGCACACGCATCTTCGAGACGGATCATCGCTTTGCCTATCGCCTTGTCGTCTTTTACGACGCCGTTTTTATCCCGTTTCACTTCACGTCCCACTTGAAACTGCGGTTTGAAAAGGAGAACGATGTATTTCGATGCGAGTCGATCGATCGATTCGAGGATCAGTTCGAGGGGGATAAACGCCACATCACACGTGACGATCTCGTAAGGGATTTCAGCGCTGAAAACTCGAATATCGGTATTTTCATGAACACTGACACGCGGCTCACTGCGCAAACTCGGATGAAGCTGATCGCTTCCGACATCCACACACGTGACACTCGCGACATCCTTTTCCAAAAGAACTTGGGTAAATCCACCCGTAGAGGAACCGATATCAAGGGCGCGAAGTCCGTTCAACTCCCACTCCGTATAGGGGAGAAACCCTTTTAGTTTGATGGCGGCACGGCTGACGTAGAGTTCCGTATCGGCAATCGTAACGCTCATCCCCTCCGCTACATCAAACGACACTTTATCGACAATCTTGCCATCAACACTGATCGCGTGCTCTTTAATCAGCTGCTGCGCTTTATTACGGCTCTCAACGAGTCCATTTTCTACCAAATAACTATCAAGTCTCATAGTGTTCCATTATCTTTTAATTCGTTATCGTGACATAACTTTGTTTAGGATACCATTGCGCGAATGTTTTCAGGTAAGGATTTTTTATGCAATCAGTTCATGTGGTAGTCATCGGAGGAGGATACGGCGGCATTCGTGCAATCGAACATTTAGCCAATAACACACATATTACGATCACACTTATCGATAAAAATCCTTACCATTATATGCAGGCTGAAGTCTATGATTTCATCGCCAACAAAGTAGATATGTCCCACGTGATGATCGATCTTCCCTCACTCTGCAAAAGTTTCGGGTTGGTCCAATTTATCTGTGACGAAGTGAGCGGCATCGATCCTCTCTCCTCTACCGTTTCAACAGCGACACAAAGTATCCAATACGATTATCTCATTATCGCCACCGGAAGCCGAACCTATTTTCCCGATTTCATCAAAGGGCTTCGCCAACATTCCCACGGAGTCAAAAGTATCCCCTCCGCACTCGATTTCAAACAGCAGTTTGAACGCTCCCTCCTTAACCGTATCGAAGCACAAAGTCGCGAGTGTGAAGTAAAACCTTTTAATATCGTGATCGGAGGAGCAGGGCTTTCCGGAGTAGAGATCGCCGCAGAGATGGCGGCATACGCCAATAGTTTTTATCAAAACGGAAATTTCGGGTGCCGAGGGGTAGATGTCTACCTCATCGATGCGTATGAGAGTATCCTCTTTGGGATGGACCCGTTTTTGATTGAGAGTGCGTATGAGCGCCTTATCAAACTGGGTGTTCACGTCTGGCACAACAACCGTATCAGCGAAGTACGTGCCAACCAAATTCTCCTCGATAACGGCAAAATACTGGATTTCGAATTTATGATTTTCACAGGGGGTATTGCCGCATCGACCCTCACCCAATATCTCGGATTTGAGACAAACACCAAAGGGCATTTGATCGTCGATGAAAACCTCAATATCCCAAACCATCCGAATATTTACGCTATCGGCGATATCACACAAGCTCTGAATGAAGAGGGGAAATTTATCCCTCCGACCGCTCAGCTTGCCGAACGTGGAGGTGAGAGCGTTGCTCGAAATATTATTCTCTCACTGAGGGGAAAAAGCAAACAGCCGTTTCGGTTTAAAAATCAAGGGGTAATGATTGCATTAGGGGGTGAATACGGAGCGGGCTTGCTCCCCGGAGGGATCAAGGTCAAAGGGTATATCGCCTATTTAATCAAAAAGACTATTTTTCGCCTTTACACTAACCCCTTGCGTCGTCGTAGTGCTATCGGAAAGCGACGATAACTCTCGAAACTCGCTCTCGGTGAGCAATGTTACTCCCAACTCGACCGCTTTATCGTACTTACTCCCCGCATCTTCTCCGTACACCACATAATCGGTCTTTTTCGACACGGACGAAGCGACTTTCGCCCCTAATCCCTCTAATATGGCTTTGATACTATCGCGCGGCACCGACATCGATCCCGTAATCACGACGCTTTTCCCTTTAAACGGGTTCTCTGCCGCTTCCACTTTGATAGGGGCTACGGGATTTAAAAGTGTGCGCAATGTTTCAATCTTCTCACTATTAACACGGGAAAATTCGAGGATCGATTCGACCATCTCACCGCCGAAACCTTCCAACGCTAAAATCTCTTCACGGCTCGCACGATCAAACGCCGTCCCGAATGCACCGCACAATGTTTTCGATGCAACTTCACCGATATGCTCGATCCCCAACGCATTGATAAAACGCCAGCAATCGCACCCTTTGACCGCCGCAATCGCCTCGATGAGATTACGGCTTTTTTTCTCTTTGAACCCTTCCAATGAAAGTAGCTGATCCATCGTGAGACCGAAGAGATCACTGAGTTCACGCACCATACCCGCACTGTGGAGCGCTTCGACGATTTTATCCCCTAACCCGTCGATATTGAGACATTGTTTGGAGGCAAAATAGATGATTGAGTTCACCACCCGCGCTTCGCATGAGAGGTTCTGGCATTTGATCAACGCCCCCTCATCGAGTAGTTCTGAATGACAGACGGGGCAATGCTTCGGTCGGTGGATGATCTGCTCACTACCGTTACGCTCACTCGCGATCACCTTGACGATTTTCGGGATCACATCACCGCTTCGTAAAATAATGACTTTGTCCCCGATCCGAATATCTTTGCGCTCGATCTCATCGAAATTATGAAGCGTCGAACGCTCTACCGTTACCCCCTCGATGTCCACCGGCTCGACGATGGCGACAGGGGTGACAACACCGCTGCGCCCCACCTGCATGATTACCTCGCGCAAAGTTGTGAGTTTCTCGATGGCAGGGAATTTATACGCCGCCGCCCATCGGGGATTTTTGACCGTATAGCCCAGTTCATCTTGCACCGCGATAGCATCAACCTTGATCACCATCCCATCGAGCAACATCGCGAAATTATCCCGCTCAACCCGCATCTCATGGTAAAACGTCTCGATCTGATCCGCACTCTCACACAAATGGGTCATATGAGGATTACGAAATCCCAGAGCATAGACCCACTCCATCCGCTCGGAGAGGTTTTTGATCTCCAAGTTATTGGCTCCAATACCGTAAGGCATAAAGACCAAACGGCGTGACGCGGTGATGCGGGTATCGAGCTGACGGAGGCTTCCCGCCGCCGCATTTCGCGGATTGGCAAAAAGAGACTCGCCGTTACGGGAACGTTCCAGATTGATCTTCTCAAAATCCTCTTTGAAAATCACCACTTCACCCCGAATCTCTATCCGCCCCGTATAGGGGATTGTGAGGGGGATACTCTGAATCGTTTTGGCGTTTTGGGTCACATCTTCCCCCTCGACACCATCCCCGCGCGTGATCGCCTGAGTCAGTACACCGTTGTCATAAATGAGGTTCAAACTCGCCCCGTCAAACTTCGGCTCACAGTAAAAGCGGACATCACCGTATCCTTTTACGATACGATTCACCCACGTCTCCAACTCCTCGCGGTTAAAGAGGTCTTCGAGGCTCCACATACGGCTAAGATGCTGTGCCTTGTCAAACTTGTCCTGCGGTACGTCTCCGACCCGCTGTGTCGGAGAATCGGGGATAATCTGATCGGGATGTTCACCCTCATACGCCACGACTTTGTGGTAGAGGATGTCGTACTCCTCGTCGGTCGTGATCGGATCATCGAGGACGTAATAGTGATAGGAGTATTTTTGGAGCTGTTTTACGGCAGTTTTGTATTCGGTTTGGGTCATTAAGCTTCTCGTCTTTTAATCGGCAATGTAAATTTTTTTATGATTTTACGCAAAACTAGATAAATAAGAAGCGGATGTCCTTTTCTGTTTAGCCAGAAAAGTACACAAAAGAGCATACCGCGATCCAAGAACGCTCGTTCCTCCCGGCACTACTGCCTCCGGAGCGGCTCTAGGTGATGGATCACGGGAATCTTTTATGTAAATATTTTCGCGTTCCGCGAAAACAATCAGCACTCGGCCTTTCCGGCATAGGCTAAAAGCATCCTGCCCCTTTATTGTTTAGTCTCTATCATGCTTATTGCCGTGACCTTTGTTCCCATGATCATTACCTCGGCCATTGTCCCGATTGTCATACCCGCGATCAGAGTGTCTTTCCTGATAACGCGGAACATACTCGCGCTCGTACCAGTCATCGCGCACAAATAAGACCCGCTCGCCGCAAGCGCGGTATTCGTGACAGTGCTTCTTCCAGTTTTTGGCATGCCCAGGCGGGACGCGCAGATAGAGTGGCGGGCGATGCATCGATACTCCCCGTTCAACAATTATCGGTTGAGCGTAGAGCACCCTTGGTTGCGGGAAATTGCCAATGTCGATTTGGCCATAGAATCCAGGCTGACCGATGCTAACCGAAACACCGACGTCGGTAGCGAGTGCCGGGACAGTGAGAGTGGCAGCGGCAATTGCCGCTGATAGGAGAAAACGCTTCATGATGACCCCTTTTTTCTGTAATATTTTTACTATAACATAAAATGATATAAAATGACATATTTTATAGATTCTGCTAGGAAATGAGAAAGGTTGCAAGAAAAGGGGATGGATTTACAGCTAAGATATTTATTTCTCGCTCCCACTCTCCGGAGTAGGAGTGTATATTGTCAGTCTGCATTCCCACTTGGAAAGTGGGAATGCGTGAAAAGTGGAAACGAGGAATATATCCGCTAAACCTTAGCAAGCCAATTAATCATCATGATTCTTACAACACGCTGCAAATTTCTTAATTCTATTCCATCATTCATTTCTACAACAGGACCAGAAATTCTCCCGACCATATCATGGGAAAGAAGCTTCCCCGCATGACCGATCAACGATCTGCGTTCGTAAAGTTTCTTCACATACTTTTTAAACTCAGGACTATCATTACCATAGTCCCTTGAAAATGCGAGAAATTTTTGCGTTACTTTATATTTCTCTTGACCACAATCATCACACTTCTCGATTTTTACATCCTTATTTTCATACACGATTAAAGCTTCAATACCTGAAACAAAACCAATATATGCAAGACTATGGGATATTGCCCAAGTGCGGGATGAGCGTTCAAACAAAACACATGCAGATAAAAATGCTTCTTTTCTAGCTTCATCCAACAAAAAATATTTATCCAACAGCAAAGAAGTAGAGTCACTAATCATAAATGGCTCACCTAAAAACGCTTCTTTACTATAGTATTGTTCAAATTGAATCTCAGGAATACAATCAATATCAATATCTGTCAGTTCTCCACCGAATTGACTTAGCCCTTTCCAGAAATAACCCACATTACGTTCAACTGAAATCCAATCCCTATCTGTATCACATAAAACCCATCTTCGACCATTTTCTTCTTTGCTAATGACATATTTTGTAATTACAGATAATACACACAGGATTTCATCCTGCTTTGTAAAATCATATCGTGACTCAAGAATCCTTTCATCAAAGCTATCTGGGTTAGGATATTCAGAAAGTGTCCTTTCAAGCTCTTTTTTACCAATTGGATTATACATATACTCAATAACAAGAGGGTACTCACCAATAGCATATTGTGGCTTTGGTGCTTCCTCAGGCAGGGACATTATTTGAAGCACATCTTTATAACGGTAAGAGCCTTTTATTGAGAATGAAGAAAATGCAACAAACCTCAATAGAGTTTTTCCATCATTTTGAAATGTTCTTATTGCCATAGGATTTTCCACATCATTAAAGGGGAACTTTTACAGCCGTACAATCTTCGCCCCGAATCCACCCAAATGCTGTGGCGCATCACTAAAGCTTTTAACACTCGGATGCTCTTTTAGAAACTCTTTGACGGCAAAGGAAAGTTTCCCCGTTCCGATCCCGTGATAGATAATCACCTCATCAAATCCCTGCAACAGTGCATCGGAGAGGAATTTATCCATCCGCTCACACGCCTCTTCTCCTCGCAATCCGTGAAGATCGAGTTTGAGACCGCTTTTTTGATCGATTTCAGAGGTAACGGTTACTTTAGGCTTCTTCGGGAGGTTGCCGCTGGGTTTTAGATCGGTCAGTTTGACACGTAAGCGCATCCCTTCCACCTCAATCATCGCATCTTTGGCTCCGACGCTCACGACGGTTCCGCGCTGGGCGCGGTATTTGACTGTCTGCCCCACTTCGTACTTGATCGGTTCGGGTTCCGCGATTTTGATCGGTTCGGGTTTTGGCAATTTCGCCTGCGCTTTGTTCAGCTGACGGTGGATTGCCGCCATATCCATCCCTTTTGCCGCCTCTTTCGCTTCGCGGATCGCTTCATCGTATCCCGTTCGGAGTTTCGCTTTTTCGGCATCGAGTTCTACCCGTAGGTGTTCCCGCGCCTCTTTGAGTGCGCTCTCTTGGGTTTTGAGGGATTCAAGCCGTTCATCGACCTCGCGGTTCTTTCGCTTCAGCTCACGTTCTAACTCACTCCCCCGCTCGATGAGGACGCTCAGTTTCTCGTGGTTTTCACCGTAGAGCGATTTAGCACGGGTGATGATGGCAGGGTTGATTCCGTAACGGGTGGCGGTCTCGAACGCGTAGCTCTTACCGATCACCCCTTGTAAAAATTCATAGGTCGGTAAACGGCGCTCTTCATCGTACAATGCCGCCATCAGCTCTACATCGTCCCGATCCGCCATCAATGCGGCGAGCCGTTTGTGGTGGGTGGTGACGATGATCTTCTGACCCCGTTTGATCAGCTCATCGAGGACGATGGCAAAAAGTGCCGCTGCTTCGTCACTGTCGGTTCCAAGTTCGATCTCATCCACCCCGACCAGAGCGCTTTTATGCTCGAACAGATAGCTAAACTGTACCATCCGCCCCGCAAAGGTGGAGATGTCGTTGCTGACGCTTTGGGGATCGTCGATCACCGCTTCGATCCGTTTGAAACTCCCGATCCGTGATTTGTGAGGATTGATCTTCATCGGGATAAGATATTTCGCCATCAAAGCCACCGAGAGGAGCGATTTGAGGAGCATCGTTTTACCCCCCGCATTGACCCCCGTAATCATCAGGAGATTGGAGCGAAAATCGACGCTGATCGGTTTGGGTTTATGGATAGCGGGATGGGAGAACTCTTTGAGAACGATATCGCCGTTATTTTGAGGCTTGAGAATCGCGAAATCTCTCGCACGAGCAAAGAGTACCCGCGCTTGATAGTGGTCGTACCGATCAAACTCGCGGTCAATAAATCCGATAAAAGGGACGAGATTGGAGAGTTTCGCACTAAATCGTTTCGCATACTCGTAGAGCTTGCTTTCCCGCTCCTGCAACACATAACGCAACTGCTCTTTGGAACGGAGCACCGAATCGGGGGCAACATAGAAAAACCCCGCTCCTGTCCGTCCGACGACGGAGCCTTTTAGGACATGGTTGAACCCGCCGCGCACCAAGAGGGTCTCTTCGTCGTTGATGTAGTGGATTTGGGTATCGACGAGGTAGGGGGTGAGTTTTTGGGTGTGAAAGAGCCGTTTGATGGAGTCGTTGATCTCTGTTTTGATCGCTTTGATCCGCTGTGCGATTTTATGGAGCTCCTCATCACGCGACTCGATAAAGTTCCCCTCATAATCGAAATAATCATCGATCTCATTAAAGGGTTCGGGGATGATGATCGTCCCCATCCATTCGCCGATAAGGCCTCCGAACTCGTGGTTACGCATCAATCTAAAGTAGCGGACGACTTTGAGGAGTTCATGGATCTCTTCGAACCGTAAAACCCCCTGCTTTTTGAGGTGGTTGATGATGCTCTCAAACCCGACACTCTTCGGCGGGGCTTTAAACTCTAACGCATCGAGAGCTTGGATATAGCGGTAATGGCGTTCCTGATCTCCCTGCATTGCAATGTTTTGCTCACGGGAGAAGAAATGCTCTAATGAGGCGATATGAGGGAGAAGATCGAGCTTGCCGAAAAGCTCGGCGAGGTTAGAGGAGAGAGCACTCATTGACACTCACGTGCATTGATAATTTGCTGATAATGTTTACTTCCGCGATTGCCGACAAAACTTTGAGTCCCTACACTGTACCCGAACGTTGAGTTGTTCACCTCAATCCCTCGACATACCAGCGTTTCACCCTGCTGATATTTAAGCTCGACTTCGCTTACTTTTGCACGGTCACGATCCATCGATACGTTATACATTATGGCCGCAGTAATAATCAATGTTACTACGAGAGAAATAATCCCTTTTTGTTTTCCGCTAAGCTCCGTAAAATAGTGCAACAACGCAAATACAAGGGCGACGATCCCGAACCATACTAAATAACCCATAATTTACTTGGTTCCCCGTAGTTGATAGGTCAAATCCCCTGCCCCAAATCCGACAATAAGATCGTGATCATAGGTTTGAACCACGGTATCACCGATAATCGATTCGATCGTATCCCCCGCGCGGTGAAGTTTATCACTCATCGTAAGGTTATAGTGTCCGAAACGTCCTGTGAAATCGATCTCACGCACCTCTTCGCTCGCCGCCCATACGGGGAGGATAACCAGTTCGGCACACCCTTCGAAACACGCTACAAATGCATCGAGATTATCGATGGTACGAGAGTATTTGTGCGGCTGCCAGATAGCGATAATCCGTTTGAAACCTTTGAGTTCCGCATAGATTTTAAGCGATTCCATCGTCGCTTTGATCTCGGTCGGATGGTGGGCGTAATCGTCGATGATAACACGGTCAGAGCCTTTAAAAATGACGTCAAACCGTTTCTTGATCCCTTTAAAATGGAGAATATTCGCACGGATCGCCGCAAGACTCATCGTCTGAGCCGCCGCCAAAATCGCCAAACTCGCATCCATCGCGATGTGCTCACCGAATCCCCACACTTCGAACTCTCCCATATTTTTGAGGGTGAAATGGGTGTAAGGTTCATCATCGAGGAGGATATAACGGATATTAGTAATATCCTGACTCGGATAAAGACGAATCGCATCGTACGTCAATGTCGACATAAAAGGGTCTTCCGCATTGATAATACGAAGGGGTGCCATCTCAACAAAACGGCTGTAGGCGTTATGAAATTCATCGATGTTGTAATGGTAATACTCCATGTGTTCCGGTTCAGCGTTCGTGACAATCGAGCAGTACGGATTTGAGTTGAGAAAACTTCCATCAGACTCATCCGCTTCGAACAGCATTACATCGGTACTTCCGTCATAGCGGACGTTGGAGCCGAAATCTTTGGACTCCGCACCGATGATCGCACTTCCGCTCATGATCGACGCCAAAATCGCCGTCGTCGTACTTTTACCGTGTGCACCGCACACCGCGTACACTTTTTTCTCTTTGAGGATACGAAGCAGCGCATCACGGCGGTGAAGTACTTCGATTCCTCTGTTTTTGGCTTCAACTACTTCAACATTCGTGTCACGAATGATCGCTGAATGGATCACTAGATCACACCCTTGCGGGATATTGGCCGCATCGTGTCCGATGAAAACTTTGATCCCGCGATCAAGGAGACGCTGCGTGATATGGGTTGCTTTCATATCCGAACCGCTCACCTCATGACCGCTGAAACGCATGTATTTGGCCAGACCCGAAATCCCGATCCCGCCGATCCCGATAAAATGGATTTTCATGCGCCGATCTCCTTTTTAAAAAAACTGATATAAAATTTCCCACCATCCTGCGTTGCGGCCATATCGACATACTCATCAATAAAATCATCAAACGGAATTTGTGCATCGCAGAGCGCACGGTGGACGCTCATCGCCGCGCCGAATTCCTCATCATTGCTGATCCCGCCAAGCACTTCAAAAAGCGCACTGGCATCGGTTACAGATCCCGCACTGTAATGCTCAATCGCGTATTCGTACAAGGCTCGAAGCGTCGCGAAATCCTGTACTTCGCTCATATCGAGTTTTTCGAGATTCTCCAGCGCATTGGTGAGACGCTCCAGTGCAAGATCGAGGATATTGGCGTAATAGGCCATCAACGTATCTTCATCAAAACTCTCATGGGCTTTGGATTCAAGAACGTACAACGAGGCGATATCCCCCTCACTCTGTGCTTGGAAAATTTTATCTTTTAACTGATTCATGAGAGTGCCTCCTTCAGGCGATTAAGTGCTTGGATCGTACGAACCGTCTCTTCGACGAGGGCGATGCGGATATAGCCGATGCCGGGATTTTCCCCTGATGCATCATTGCGTGCCAAGAACTCTCCCGGCAACACTTTCACGTTATAGTCGCGATAGAGTCTTTGGGTAAATTCGAGAGCATTAGGTACTTTGAGCCAAACGTAAAAGGTCGCATCGGACGTTTCAATGCCCAGAATCTCCTGCGCCGCTTTGAAATTCTCCGCATAGACAGTACGTGTCCGTTCGACATGGTACTCATCCGCCCACGCCATCGCCGCTGCCGCTTGTAACGGCAAAGGTGAAGCACATCCGACATAGGTACGATACTGCGCGTACCCTTTTAAAATTTCTGCGTCTCCGGCGATAAACCCGCTGCGAAGCCCCGGTGCTGACGAGCGTTTGGAGATCGAGTTAATGACGAGGACATTTTTAAACGACGTATTCCCCACATAAACCGAGGCTTCGAGAAGCGACGGCACTTTTTGATCCGTGTAAATCTCGCTGTAGCACTCGTCGTTGATGAGGCAGAAGTTATGTTTGAGCGCAAGTTTCACCCATTCTCCTAACTCATCAAGTGATAATACCGATGCCGTCGGATTGTTCGGAAAATTCAATATGACCAAATCACACTCAGAAAGTTCCGCTTCGTTGATGATCGGTTTAAACCCGTTTTGCTCGGTCAG
Encoded proteins:
- a CDS encoding bifunctional riboflavin kinase/FAD synthetase, coding for MALSKVDSIAIGGFDGMHIGHQQLFEQLGEKGAIVVIETGYANLTPGNEREHYSHYPIVYYSLDDIRHLEGAEFVAMLKERFPHLNKIVVGYDFHFGKNRRYSHSNLGELFSGEVKVVDQVSIDNDSVHSHKIRTKIQIGDITGANRFLGHNYCVKGSVIKGQGIGKTDLVPTINLECPGFLLPYEGVYAALTRIDDEEHFHPSVVFVGHRVTTDGSYAIESHILGETIESCERASISFVKFLRKNEKFDSLDSLKQAIENDITTAKRELRHLSL
- a CDS encoding TlyA family RNA methyltransferase, which encodes MRLDSYLVENGLVESRNKAQQLIKEHAISVDGKIVDKVSFDVAEGMSVTIADTELYVSRAAIKLKGFLPYTEWELNGLRALDIGSSTGGFTQVLLEKDVASVTCVDVGSDQLHPSLRSEPRVSVHENTDIRVFSAEIPYEIVTCDVAFIPLELILESIDRLASKYIVLLFKPQFQVGREVKRDKNGVVKDDKAIGKAMIRLEDACALMGWKLVAKEVAHIAGKEGNQETCYGFVKG
- a CDS encoding FAD-dependent oxidoreductase, translating into MQSVHVVVIGGGYGGIRAIEHLANNTHITITLIDKNPYHYMQAEVYDFIANKVDMSHVMIDLPSLCKSFGLVQFICDEVSGIDPLSSTVSTATQSIQYDYLIIATGSRTYFPDFIKGLRQHSHGVKSIPSALDFKQQFERSLLNRIEAQSRECEVKPFNIVIGGAGLSGVEIAAEMAAYANSFYQNGNFGCRGVDVYLIDAYESILFGMDPFLIESAYERLIKLGVHVWHNNRISEVRANQILLDNGKILDFEFMIFTGGIAASTLTQYLGFETNTKGHLIVDENLNIPNHPNIYAIGDITQALNEEGKFIPPTAQLAERGGESVARNIILSLRGKSKQPFRFKNQGVMIALGGEYGAGLLPGGIKVKGYIAYLIKKTIFRLYTNPLRRRSAIGKRR
- the ligA gene encoding NAD-dependent DNA ligase LigA, with amino-acid sequence MTQTEYKTAVKQLQKYSYHYYVLDDPITTDEEYDILYHKVVAYEGEHPDQIIPDSPTQRVGDVPQDKFDKAQHLSRMWSLEDLFNREELETWVNRIVKGYGDVRFYCEPKFDGASLNLIYDNGVLTQAITRGDGVEGEDVTQNAKTIQSIPLTIPYTGRIEIRGEVVIFKEDFEKINLERSRNGESLFANPRNAAAGSLRQLDTRITASRRLVFMPYGIGANNLEIKNLSERMEWVYALGFRNPHMTHLCESADQIETFYHEMRVERDNFAMLLDGMVIKVDAIAVQDELGYTVKNPRWAAAYKFPAIEKLTTLREVIMQVGRSGVVTPVAIVEPVDIEGVTVERSTLHNFDEIERKDIRIGDKVIILRSGDVIPKIVKVIASERNGSEQIIHRPKHCPVCHSELLDEGALIKCQNLSCEARVVNSIIYFASKQCLNIDGLGDKIVEALHSAGMVRELSDLFGLTMDQLLSLEGFKEKKSRNLIEAIAAVKGCDCWRFINALGIEHIGEVASKTLCGAFGTAFDRASREEILALEGFGGEMVESILEFSRVNSEKIETLRTLLNPVAPIKVEAAENPFKGKSVVITGSMSVPRDSIKAILEGLGAKVASSVSKKTDYVVYGEDAGSKYDKAVELGVTLLTESEFRELSSLSDSTTTTQGVSVKAKNSLFD
- a CDS encoding endonuclease MutS2, yielding MSALSSNLAELFGKLDLLPHIASLEHFFSREQNIAMQGDQERHYRYIQALDALEFKAPPKSVGFESIINHLKKQGVLRFEEIHELLKVVRYFRLMRNHEFGGLIGEWMGTIIIPEPFNEIDDYFDYEGNFIESRDEELHKIAQRIKAIKTEINDSIKRLFHTQKLTPYLVDTQIHYINDEETLLVRGGFNHVLKGSVVGRTGAGFFYVAPDSVLRSKEQLRYVLQERESKLYEYAKRFSAKLSNLVPFIGFIDREFDRYDHYQARVLFARARDFAILKPQNNGDIVLKEFSHPAIHKPKPISVDFRSNLLMITGVNAGGKTMLLKSLLSVALMAKYLIPMKINPHKSRIGSFKRIEAVIDDPQSVSNDISTFAGRMVQFSYLFEHKSALVGVDEIELGTDSDEAAALFAIVLDELIKRGQKIIVTTHHKRLAALMADRDDVELMAALYDEERRLPTYEFLQGVIGKSYAFETATRYGINPAIITRAKSLYGENHEKLSVLIERGSELERELKRKNREVDERLESLKTQESALKEAREHLRVELDAEKAKLRTGYDEAIREAKEAAKGMDMAAIHRQLNKAQAKLPKPEPIKIAEPEPIKYEVGQTVKYRAQRGTVVSVGAKDAMIEVEGMRLRVKLTDLKPSGNLPKKPKVTVTSEIDQKSGLKLDLHGLRGEEACERMDKFLSDALLQGFDEVIIYHGIGTGKLSFAVKEFLKEHPSVKSFSDAPQHLGGFGAKIVRL
- the murC gene encoding UDP-N-acetylmuramate--L-alanine ligase, whose translation is MKIHFIGIGGIGISGLAKYMRFSGHEVSGSDMKATHITQRLLDRGIKVFIGHDAANIPQGCDLVIHSAIIRDTNVEVVEAKNRGIEVLHRRDALLRILKEKKVYAVCGAHGKSTTTAILASIMSGSAIIGAESKDFGSNVRYDGSTDVMLFEADESDGSFLNSNPYCSIVTNAEPEHMEYYHYNIDEFHNAYSRFVEMAPLRIINAEDPFMSTLTYDAIRLYPSQDITNIRYILLDDEPYTHFTLKNMGEFEVWGFGEHIAMDASLAILAAAQTMSLAAIRANILHFKGIKKRFDVIFKGSDRVIIDDYAHHPTEIKATMESLKIYAELKGFKRIIAIWQPHKYSRTIDNLDAFVACFEGCAELVILPVWAASEEVREIDFTGRFGHYNLTMSDKLHRAGDTIESIIGDTVVQTYDHDLIVGFGAGDLTYQLRGTK
- a CDS encoding succinyldiaminopimelate transaminase, which codes for MHFEPYPFEKLSALLDGITPNSAYSPIALTIGEPQFETPAFIQKSIAKHSEELRRYPKTAGEAYLNDSMRGFVERRFGVKLKVDELVSSFGTREVLFNFPQYYLFDKQSPVMAYTNPFYQIYEGAAIASRSKVIHLNLTEQNGFKPIINEAELSECDLVILNFPNNPTASVLSLDELGEWVKLALKHNFCLINDECYSEIYTDQKVPSLLEASVYVGNTSFKNVLVINSISKRSSAPGLRSGFIAGDAEILKGYAQYRTYVGCASPLPLQAAAAMAWADEYHVERTRTVYAENFKAAQEILGIETSDATFYVWLKVPNALEFTQRLYRDYNVKVLPGEFLARNDASGENPGIGYIRIALVEETVRTIQALNRLKEALS